In the Oryza glaberrima chromosome 6, OglaRS2, whole genome shotgun sequence genome, one interval contains:
- the LOC127777882 gene encoding uncharacterized protein LOC127777882, whose protein sequence is MPAVETMALWVAVVALGAQIKGMAGTGKREREKVRLLREQAENTKKILKLLEDKKTPSTPPDPAMAGVLSGLRGALDDISRSPDKKPGELHALDHRISSILQQYHHYNHVASNSIHRDYRDAHAPPPTMVAPWQQGAGTDSGGDWGHVVRGIVEDARVTVQGAWHATHNVEEVLRVAQLAQQVADLMERPHAASRLMRDAETSWPLLRDDLRDARWVVWYSQWYHLSRMPSPSSPQASSTSSGAGGCRPPLQPAAQILDAAVKKIEFCLQVLPAIGYS, encoded by the coding sequence ATGCCAGCGGTGGAGACGATGGCTCTGTGGGTGGCCGTTGTCGCGCTTGGAGCTCAAATCAAGGGGATGGCGGGGACAGGTAAGCGCGAGAGGGAGAAGGTTCGCCTGCTGAGGGAACAGGccgaaaataccaaaaaaatacTCAAGCTATTGGAGGATAAGAAGACGCCGTCGACACCGCCGGACCCCGCGATGGCCGGGGTGCTGTCAGGCCTAAGAGGTGCCCTCGACGACATATCGAGATCACCGGACAAGAAGCCCGGCGAGCTCCACGCCCTCGACCATCGGATCTCCTCGATCCTACAGCAATACCACCACTACAACCACGTCGCCAGCAACAGCATCCACCGAGATTACCGAGATGCTCATGCTCCTCCTCCAACCATGGTGGCGCCATGGCAGCAAGGTGCAGGCACTGACAGTGGTGGCGACTGGGGCCATGTCGTGAGGGGGATTGTGGAAGACGCGCGGGTGACCGTGCAGGGGGCGTGGCACGCGACGCACAACGTGGAGGAGGTGCTCCGCGTGGCGCAGCTCGCGCAGCAGGTGGCCGACCTCATGGAGCGCCCGCACGCGGCGTCGCGGCTGATGCGGGACGCGGAGACGTCGTGGCCGCTGCTGAGGGATGACCTCCGGGACGCCCGCTGGGTCGTCTGGTACAGCCAGTGGTATCACCTGAGCAGGATGCcatccccgtcgtcgccgcaaGCCTCGTCGAcgtcctccggcgccggcggctgtcGTCCTCCGTTGCAGCCAGCTGCGCAGATTCTAGACGCGGCTGTGAAAAAGATTGAGTTCTGCCTCCAAGTCCTCCCAGCCATTGGATATAGCTAG